Within the Musa acuminata AAA Group cultivar baxijiao chromosome BXJ2-9, Cavendish_Baxijiao_AAA, whole genome shotgun sequence genome, the region ATGTTCGAAATGGAGAAGAAGGACTAGACGCAGCATTTGTTGATTCCTATTCTATTTTTGTGTTTTCAATCTGAATTCTCCTTTTGCCGGATTTAAGACTCGATATCTAGTTCTGTGGCCACCGATGGATGAACAGATTCCATCTGAAGCTCCTCGAGGCCTTCCGATCCCTGATGTTTTCCCAGATCCCACGGAACCAAATACGAAGATGTTAACCATCAAAATAGCAGGGCCTTCATCTGAGAATGGCGAGACATCTATCcccatctctccttccatatcaatCTCTCCACACCTGAATTCACCTTCTCCACCATCCTCTGCATTTGTTTCAGCATTACAGTCACCTTATATATCTCCAAGAGCCTTAGAACTACCATGTGAGAACAACAACACTACACCATCAGCTACAATCCCATCACCGGTTTCGTACTCCTGTTCACATTCTGACGACATCCCAAGCACTTCCTACACTCCTCCATCAGAAAGATACGGCTCTCTGGCTGACCAGATCGACCAAAAGCCCAAGTTCTCCGATGCAGCAGCACCTCGTATCTCATTCTCCTTTCCGGTCCCTCGGATCTCATTCACCAAATGCTCGGACTCTCCTTCGGCCAATGCCAAGCTCCGAAGCTGTGATGTGTACATCGGATTCCATGGCCAAAACAACAATCTCATTCGCTTCTGTAAATGGCTCAAGTCTGAGCTTGAGCTCCAAGGAATAGCCTCATTTGTTGCTGATCGAGAAAAGTATTCGGATACTCAGAGACATGAGATCGCCGATCGAGTCATATGCTCTGCGACCTTTGGTGTCATTGCAGTGACACCATCTAGTTTTCTTAATCCTCTGAGTGTCGAGGAGGTCAGGTTCTTTGCTCAGAAGAGAAATCTCATTCCGCTTCTGTTCGATACCGAGCTCTCAGAGATCGCAAGTCTTCTTGATGGGAGGTTGGAGGGTAAGGAATGTAGGGAAGCATTTGAAGGATTGACCAAGTGCAATGAGTTCAAGCTCGAAACAAACCATAGCAACTGGAGAAGCTGCATATCGAAGGCGGTCGCGATCCTAAAATCGAAACTTGCAAGGAAGAGTAGCACAGACAAGGAAAACGATGGCTTTGAAGAATTACCCTTTCCTCGAAACAGACATTTTGTCGGTAGAGAGAAGGAGATGACGGAGATCGAGGCTACTTTCTTCGGATGTTGTGAAGTTCATGAGATGGAGCATCCAAAGCAGCCGCTGGTGAATGGTGGCTCGAGTGATGGATTCGCCGATGAGGAGAGTGATACAGTTAGAACAAGCGGGAAGTACATTAGTCTGGAAATGAGGAAGTGCAAAGAGCCTACTTTGGAAGCTTGGATAGAACCAGCGATTGAGCTTACAAGCAAAGGAAGAAGCCTTCAGAAGCAACGGTCGAAGCACAAGAAATCACGTAGCGGAGGCAACAAAGGTTATGGCAATGCCAACGTGTTCTGTGTCAATGGGGCTTCAGGCATCGGGAAGACAGAGCTCGCCTTGGAGTTTGCCTACAGGTACGCTCAGAGATACAAGATGGTGCTGTGGATTGGTGGTGAAGCAAGGTACTTCAGACAGAACATTCTGAATCTGTCAATGAACTTGGGATTGGATGTCAGTTCAGAGGGAGAGAAGGAAAGAGGGAGGATAAGGAGCTTCGACGAACAGGAGTTTGATGCATTCCAAAGGGTGAAGAGGGAGCTCTTCCGAGATATCCCTTACTTGCTGGTGATCGACAATCTTGAGACAGAGAAGGAATGGTGGGAAGGAAAAGATCTGCATGATCTGATTCCAAGGAACACCGGAGCCACCCATGTGATCATCACGACGAGACTTCCCAAGGTAATGAGCTTCGAGCCAATGCAACTTCCACTGCTTTCCTTGGCAGATTCTCTCCTCCTCCTTAGAGGCAGAAGGAAGGACTACTCGGCCGAGGAGATTGAAGTACTAAAAAAATTCGACGAGAGGTTGGCAAGGTTGAGCTTTGGGTTGTCGGTAATCGGCTCCCTTCTTTCTGAGCTGGCAATTTCACCATCCGAATTGCTTGAAGCAATCGACAGGATCTCCCTCAGCGATAGTACTGTTCCCTTGGTTGGTAGCGAGGATGGTTTCTGCAGGAACAATGCATTCCTAATCAAAgtattggtgttctgctttgcggTACTGGATCGAGCTAAAGGAAGAAGCCTTGCGTCAAGGATGGTGCTCACTGGTGCATGGTTCGCTACTGCCCCCGTTTCTTCAGCATTACTAGCAGCTGCTTCTAATAATTTACACACAAGAGGAAGCTTTCATCAATGGGGGAAAGGTCTCACTGCTGCTTTCCTCCTCTGTGGCTCCAAATGTTATTTACCACCCCAAGCTCAAAAAATCGAAGTGGAATCTGCTCTCCTGCTGGTTAAACTTGGCCTGGCAAAAGGAACTGCAAGACAGCCTGGATGCTGGATCCAATTCCACCCGATCACCCAAACGTTTGCCAGGAGGAGAGGCGGGCTGCCGCCAGCCATGGCCACGGTGCATGGCATGATGAAGGTCGGTAACGCCACGGCGAACTTTGACCACCTATGGGCTTCGGCGTTTCTTATCTTCGGATTTAAATCAGAACCCCCTCTGGTTCAGCTCAAGGCAGTTGACATGGTCTTCTTCATAAAAAAGACGGCACTTCCTCTAGCAATCCGGTCCTTCATGACCTTCTCAAGGTGCAGTTCAGCTCTGGAGCTCCTGAAGGTGTGCACCAACGTGCTCGAGGAGGTGGAGAAATCATTTGTATCTCAGATACAGGATTGGAACCAAGGATCTTTGTGCTGGAAAAAGAGGCTGCACTCCGATCAGAAGGTGGATGAATATGTTTGGCAGGATGTGACGCTCCTCAAAGCGACATTGCTGGAGACTCGGGCGAAGTTGCTGCTGAGGGGAGGGCATTTTGACAATGGCGAAGAGCTATGTAGAACTTGTATCAGTATCAGGACGGTGATGCTAGGCCATAACCACGCTCAGACTTTGGCTGCTCAGGAAACATTAGCCAAGTTGGTCAGATATAGAAGCAAGATATGAAGGATGTAACATACGTATCTTCTCATTGCTTTGGCTTGCTTCTTCCTCTGCATCTCAATTATGATGTGTGAGATCTTCCAACCTCCATTCTCAGTTTTGTTCATGTGCTATTTCTAGCATATCATATTGAGTGAAAATAATAGTTTTGATCTATGACTAACAACAAAAAAAAACCTTGATCAGTTTCTGCATCGAGCAGCCATGTCTTTCGTCTTTGATTGTATGTAAATGTAGTTGGTTTTGATGTGTGCTGAAAGGGGAAGAGACTCTTGGCCCGATGAACGAGATATGAAGAATTGAGAGAACGGAAAAGCACATTTCTATTTATTCACGATGAAaaataagatttctttaactgaaCAAAGAGATTGCCTGCCTTATAGTAATCTCATCTATCATGCAAATGCAGTTGATCAATCGTATGAACATGAGAGACATGAAGTTGATATCTGACAATTTGATCtcacacgaagtgaaagtcgatggtaatgtgtttcatgcgtgagtggaacactgcattgacacataagtaggtagctccaacattgttacaatatattgtaggagtatgggtagaactgactttgagttccttgaggagatttatgacccaattgagttcagcagcagcgatagcaatagcacgatattcaacttcagttgtagaccggcccactatcttttgtttcttagaactccaactgattgtattagacccaagaaagatcacATTCCCTAACGtagaggttctatcatcaaagtttttcgcccaatcagcatcaacaaaggtATAAAGATGAAGTTGAGTTGTTTTACGAAGAAAGAGACTATGATTAAGGATGAACAAAAGGAACCCTCGTATAATTCGACAGATCTGCTTACTATCAATTGttcgataaaataataaaaataataatatttgactTAAGTACTTTAATCTGGCCAAATTATTGTTACACTGCCACCCTTTTGCCTCCATGGCAATCAAAGAATGATGTGACAAATGGTTGTTGGAATATCCATCCAAGGGATCTTCTGCAAGAAAACTGCAAGGATTGACCAAAAGTCACTGAAGAGAACAATGAAACCATATGATTCCAAGATCATGCCAATTACAGGCCATCCGACCAGGACCAGAAAGAAGCCAGCTCCAAATGAGATTGTCCCCTTGTAGTTCTTAGGTTTGGCAAAGATTTGTAGTGTCGATTTTAGCCCAATGGGACCTAAAAGAAAGAGAATATTGCCCATTGCTAGAAGTGCCTtatcaaagaaaaaaatgattCCAAGGAATGAGAAAATTATCCCAAACCCAGTCAATCCCAGCCCAATCTTTTTTTGGTCATTCATCTCAAAAGAAACCATCCCGCCAAGTTATAGCCTATGGGGAAAAACCTACTTAGGATCCCGGTTAGAGAGGCAGGGAGGAAATGgccagtaacttcttcatcattAAGGGAATAACCTATCAAGATCAAATTATCGATAATAATCTTCATATTGTACAGATAATCAATAACAGtatttccctcttgttttgttttcataagtccggataggagactaagcatgcgagttcatgaacgatttgccagggtggtttacAACTTGCACTAGCCTTTGACAACAGTATCACACGAAGATATGAGTAGGGCGAGGGATCCAGCGACTgaagcttgaattgcttgaagaatgagataatcctggcgtaaccatagtttgtggtccggatttgATACTGGATTGGATGctcctgggatgttgatcatcgCTGGTGGACAAGGAAGAGAGCTATCGACATAGCCTCGAAGGTCATagtcaaatagaagattagaaaattgagcacgccaggatgcgtagttgccacctttggataatttgaagggatgaGGATtactgcatttatggagataagattTGTACGTGGGAAAGTACTCTGATTCCCTATTGGAACAGTAAGTGGAGCAACAGAAGTAGATGATAAAGATATATGAAAGATATGAACTACTATGTGGGAGCAAGTAGAAGTATGTAGCAATGACaaggatcaaaagaaaaataaaaagaaagaagtgttGGTACTTCTGTAGTAAGAAGGCAAGAAGAATCAACAAGTTATGTGcaataaagaggaagaaaaataaaaagtaagaagTGTTGGTACTTTTCTACGGTAAGGAGGGAGGAAGATTTGGTGCGGTAGCCATGGTCGAGACCGGAAGCAGGGACGCTGCCGTCGAACGACCAACTGTGGGCGGTGAGTGGGGGGGTCAGATCCGCTTAGGATTTGGAAAGGGGGGACTGCAGCATATGAGGAGAAATTTAGTAGCGGTGTGATGTCGAACAGCAAGAATTTTTCTCAGCGTCGACTTGATAGAGGTGTTGCAATAGCAGCAATTGCTCCTCACAATTTCTGCTTAAGGAGAACGAAAgacagacttaaggagaacgaaaggAACGCCTATGCCCTTGCAGCAACAACAATCACAATAgcagcagcgatctgctcttgctctactcacgactctcgctcgtaaaccattctttgtatcgatcatccaagattggtatctttgccaggagcaccatcttgcgggggcatgatagaagataagattttcccaactatatgaataaatctctctattatcagaggaaatctctctgttatcatgcccccgcaagatcgagctcctgtcaaggataccgatcttggaccgatgcaacaaaaataatTTACGGGCTAGAggtttcgtgagtgagtctgctagttgatcagtcatATGAACACGAGAGACACGAAGATAATATCTGACAACTTGATTTCGCACGAAATGAAAGTCGATGACAATgtatttcatgcgtgagtggaacactaaattgacacataagtaggtagttccaatattgttataatatattgtaggagtatgggtagagctgactttgagttcTTTAAGGAGATCCTTAATCTAATTAAGTACAGAATTGTTTGTGGATTAGTGATCAAGACCCTGTGAGAAGATTTATGTTGCTTTGAATTAGATCGAAAAAAACTGAGGCAATATTGCTGGGTGGAAGGAAAATTGATAGCTCTGGTACCATGAAGAATTGAGAGAATAAAGAAAAGCACAGAAAAACATATTTTAATTAGTATCATATAAAATCTATTTATATACgatgaaagataagatttctttaaccAGAGATTGCCTCGTACAGTCGAGGAAGAGGAAATCTCTATattatcaaaggaaatctcacTGTTATCAATATATGCCTTGCCTTGGCTAACCTGAAAATTCCATTTTGTCTCGACAGTCTGTGAATCGAAATATTGTCCCCTGCATGAACAGCAGAAAGGCTGCTTTCTCGAACAACAATGACGAACAGCATAAAGAATGATCATCCAAATGCATTTTGATAACATCAACCTTAATGCTGGTATAGATGTCCAAATGAAATCACATTTAAAAGCCCAACAATTAGGGGAGTAAGAAGTTTCAATTAGACAACATGGAAAATGGTAAGGAGTTCCAATTAGGGAGTCAGTCATTAAAAGcctatcaataagttgaaactttCAAGGAATATTTGAATCGGTCTAAGATGAAAAACACAGCTTTTTCTCTTTTTGAAAACTTTAagtaataattttttgatattttctagataaatttaatattttaagggTCAAAATcagtaaacaaaaaaattattttaaaaacttaaaaataaaaaaatatttatcaaatagatatttcatatttctttttaaatattatttttaatatatatatatatataattattatattatttttttactttataggtaatattttttatatttattatttacatttttattatatttactatattataattactttatttttatattattattttttaaataacataaatttatatatgttaataaattattaatataatttattttgaactGATCTAAGTTTTAGATTGATTAAATCAGTTAATGTGTGAGAATTATTGAAAATGAGGGTGAGAACTTCTcaaaattatgaatttttttaacgaaaatttacctatatatatatatatatattatttcaaaaatcggGGTATTTTTGTATTAGATATTTATTGAATTCGTGTAGCAGCTTCCTTCGCATGGAAGCAGCCCCCGCTTATTTCTTCTTGGTTCGTTCAAGATGGCCTCCTCCTCGGGGTTGTGTACGGTCTGCTACAATAAGGAAGAAGAATTCGCTCCTCTGTGAGGAGACAAACGATCCAATCAATAATATCAAATCTTCCCACAAAAGAGAGACCTTCGAGGGATTAACTGGGTGTCATGTCAGGTGTTGGGGGCGACGCGGAGCCGGCGAAGCTCCTCCTGCCCTACCTTCAAAGGGCCGACGAGCTGCAGAAGCACGAACCCCTCGTCGCCTACTACTGTATTACCATTCGATCTCCGATTCTTTTTGGAATAGTTCGCGTCCCTAGTAACCCTAAGATTTGTTCCCCTTTCAATCGTTGTTTCGATTGGTTGGTTGGCAGGTCGGTTCTACGCGATGGAGCGAGGGCTGAAGATTCCGCAGAAGGATCGAACCAAGACCACCAACGCCCTCCTCATCTCCCTCATGAACCAACTCGAGAAGGTAGGTTTAATCTTTCTCCTTCGTCATTCTGTTTAATTgaatgattctttttcatctcttTATGCTGTGAATTCGATCTTGCGAAGAATCTCATAGTATAGAGTTGACTCCTTTCTTGTTGTCTGTTGATTGATTCGAGTTGAATTTCGTGTATGTTAAGGTGCATGGCTATTTATTTGTTCCCTTTGATGGTGATGATGTTGCTGTTCGAGCTTTAATTAGAACGATCAGAAGTTGTCTTCTTGCTCGTTTTTATATTTCTGGACTAAGATTTTTGGTCGCTGAAGAACATTAGGGCAACTTTTTGCCCGAGGTAGGGCTGAAGGGCATACATGAATTGGCAGCTTTATATTTTTGGTTTCTGTCAGGCATGCACCTTCTATTTGGGAAGATGGAAAACATTATGAAACTAAATTCAAACAGTTTAAATACAGTGAATTTGGGAGCGTTGTATGACCTTCAAATACCCTCTAGTATGACAAGAGTTAGTGTTTTATAAGGCATTTACAAAGCCATCCATGATTTATGAGTTAGTGTACAGTTGTCTTATGGAGCACCAGATCCATAAACTTAGTGCCACGGAAATGGGAACCATACGATGGGTCCTTTGTGCTATGAAAAGAAACAAGATAATAAATAGAAGAGGACCATGAAGATTGTTGTTGAGATAAAACAAGACTATCAGTTTTATTAATGAGGTGATATGACTTCCGTATGTTGTAGTAATCACGAAGGACAGAAAAAAGATCAAAGAAGAATTGCCTAAGAATACAAGCAATCTGACACTTGTATTAGTTGGTGATACAATTATAGGAGATTTGAATGGTTATATGGGGAAAACATATGTTGAATATAAATGAGTGCATGGGGGCTATGGTTATGGGGATAGAAATGAAAATGATGGTATGATTTTAGATTTTTCAACTTCgtatgatcttataattgtaaATATTCACTTTAAGAAGAGAGATGAAGATTTGGTTACTTATAAGAGTGGTCACAGACTCACAATTATAGccaaatagattttttttctcactagaaaggtaaATAAAGTTATTTTTAAGAAATGTAAAGTTATACTCGACGAAAGTTTGATGAATCAACATAGGTTGCTGATATTAGATATTTATCGTAGAAAATGGAAGAAGAAAttgataattaaaaaatttactaaGACTAGATGACGgaattttaaatatgataatgTAAAGAGGTCTTTAACAATAGGATGGAAAGGGAGGTGACTTGGAACTTAGAcaaggataatattaatattatttatactACGATGGCTAATAAGATTATGAGCTTAACAAAGAAGATTCTTGATGAAACGAAAGGTAGAGGGGTAACTTAAGAGAGAGTTGGTGGTGGTGCGAggaagtttaaaaaataatttttactagaAGATCATGTTTTAAATATTGACAAAATTGTAAAAATGAGGATAGATTTAAAAGATACAAA harbors:
- the LOC135623949 gene encoding uncharacterized protein LOC135623949, yielding MDEQIPSEAPRGLPIPDVFPDPTEPNTKMLTIKIAGPSSENGETSIPISPSISISPHLNSPSPPSSAFVSALQSPYISPRALELPCENNNTTPSATIPSPVSYSCSHSDDIPSTSYTPPSERYGSLADQIDQKPKFSDAAAPRISFSFPVPRISFTKCSDSPSANAKLRSCDVYIGFHGQNNNLIRFCKWLKSELELQGIASFVADREKYSDTQRHEIADRVICSATFGVIAVTPSSFLNPLSVEEVRFFAQKRNLIPLLFDTELSEIASLLDGRLEGKECREAFEGLTKCNEFKLETNHSNWRSCISKAVAILKSKLARKSSTDKENDGFEELPFPRNRHFVGREKEMTEIEATFFGCCEVHEMEHPKQPLVNGGSSDGFADEESDTVRTSGKYISLEMRKCKEPTLEAWIEPAIELTSKGRSLQKQRSKHKKSRSGGNKGYGNANVFCVNGASGIGKTELALEFAYRYAQRYKMVLWIGGEARYFRQNILNLSMNLGLDVSSEGEKERGRIRSFDEQEFDAFQRVKRELFRDIPYLLVIDNLETEKEWWEGKDLHDLIPRNTGATHVIITTRLPKVMSFEPMQLPLLSLADSLLLLRGRRKDYSAEEIEVLKKFDERLARLSFGLSVIGSLLSELAISPSELLEAIDRISLSDSTVPLVGSEDGFCRNNAFLIKVLVFCFAVLDRAKGRSLASRMVLTGAWFATAPVSSALLAAASNNLHTRGSFHQWGKGLTAAFLLCGSKCYLPPQAQKIEVESALLLVKLGLAKGTARQPGCWIQFHPITQTFARRRGGLPPAMATVHGMMKVGNATANFDHLWASAFLIFGFKSEPPLVQLKAVDMVFFIKKTALPLAIRSFMTFSRCSSALELLKVCTNVLEEVEKSFVSQIQDWNQGSLCWKKRLHSDQKVDEYVWQDVTLLKATLLETRAKLLLRGGHFDNGEELCRTCISIRTVMLGHNHAQTLAAQETLAKLVRYRSKI